GACATTCACCTGCCCGGTATTTATGTGGATCGTATTGTCGTCAATCCGAATCCAGCCAAACATATTGAAATTCGAACCGTTAAAAGTGCGGCATAAGGGAGACGCTCATGGCTTGGACACAAGAACAGATGGCACAACGTGCTGCACAAGAGTTAAACGATGGTGATTATGTCAATTTAGGCATCGGTTTACCCACATTGGTGGCAAATTATATTGACCCTGAATTACATATTTGGCTGCAATCAGAAAATGGTTTATTGGGCATTGGTGAATTTCCACTAGAACATGAAGTGGATGCCGATTTGATCAATGCAGGTAAACAAACCGTCACCACCAAATCAGGTGCATCATTTTTTTCAAGTTCAGACTCATTTGCCATGATCCGTGGCGGTCATGTCGATGTCGCGATTTTGGGCGCAATGCAGGTTTCCAAAAATGGTGATATTGCCAATTGGATGATTCCGGGGCAAAAAGTCAAAGGTATGGGTGGTGCCATGGACTTGGTCGCAGGTGCTAAGAAAATTGTAGTGATGATGCAGCATTGCAATAAACATGGCGAAGCCAAAATATTGGAGCAATGCACACTCCCCTTAACAGGACAAGGTGTGGTCAGTCGCATCATCAGTAATTATGGTGTATTCGATATTATTGAAAATACTGTACATATCGTTGAACTTGCCCCTGACATCAGCCTTGAAGCGGTCATTCAAGCCACAGGAACCACTTTAATACATGCAGAAATTGCTGAAGATGCTGCATAATGACGTGATTATTTATATTACTGAATAGTCATAGACAAAGGAATCAGGATCTAACGCCTTATGCTTAACAACATCACCATGATTTGACTTTCAGCATACATTTCATGTGATGTATATAAAATACACTCTCATTTTTCTCCCAGATAAAGTTCTTTTATCTGGGGATTTTTTGTGGTTAAAATAAAAATATATGATACATATTTAAATATTTATATTTATTTTTAAATCATAATTTTTTAATAAATGAAAATTTTCATTTAATGAAAATCAATAAGTATCTATATATATTGTTTTATTTATTAAAAAATATCTATAAAACAAAGTTCTTAAATTCAAATAAAAGATACTATTTAAAATAAATATTATTTATAGTGTATCTTTTTTAAAAATATTCAGCATAATTAAATCACTTGATTCATGACGAATCATGGCGATAAGGACTTGGGTTCAATCAAAAAACTAAAAAATAGATTGAAACCACTCG
The DNA window shown above is from Acinetobacter piscicola and carries:
- a CDS encoding 3-oxoacid CoA-transferase subunit B, translating into MAWTQEQMAQRAAQELNDGDYVNLGIGLPTLVANYIDPELHIWLQSENGLLGIGEFPLEHEVDADLINAGKQTVTTKSGASFFSSSDSFAMIRGGHVDVAILGAMQVSKNGDIANWMIPGQKVKGMGGAMDLVAGAKKIVVMMQHCNKHGEAKILEQCTLPLTGQGVVSRIISNYGVFDIIENTVHIVELAPDISLEAVIQATGTTLIHAEIAEDAA